One part of the Arabidopsis thaliana chromosome 1 sequence genome encodes these proteins:
- the XTH17 gene encoding xyloglucan endotransglucosylase/hydrolase 17 gives MSLTSIVHQTIHLRYQYSCENKMKLSCGTSFAFLLLFLLAAQSVHVYAGSFHKDVQIHWGDGRGKIHDRDGKLLSLSLDKSSGSGFQSNQEFLYGKAEVQMKLVPGNSAGTVTTFYLKSPGTTWDEIDFEFLGNISGHPYTLHTNVYTKGTGDKEQQFHLWFDPTVNFHTYCITWNPQRIIFTVDGIPIREFKNPEAIGVPFPTRQPMRLYASLWEAEHWATRGGLEKTDWSKAPFTAFYRNYNVDGCVWANGKSSCSANSPWFTQKLDSNGQTRMKGVQSKYMIYNYCTDKRRFPRGVPAECT, from the exons ATGTCACTTACCTCGATTGTCCATCAAACAATACATTTGAGATATCAATACTCCTGTGAGAACAAAATGAAGCTTTCTTGTGGTACAAGCTTTGCGTTCTtacttctgtttcttcttgcgGCACAATCTGTGCATGTCTATGCGGGTAGCTTCCACAAAGACGTTCAGATACATTGGGGTGATGGCCGCGGAAAGATTCACGACAGAGATGGAaaacttctttctctctcgctcGACAAATCCTCTGGATCCGGTTTTCAGTCTAACCAGGAGTTTCTCTATGGCAAAGCCGAGGTTCAAATGAAACTTGTTCCTGGTAATTCAGCTGGAACAGTGACAACATTCTAT CTAAAATCTCCGGGAACTACGTGGGATGAGATCGATTTCGAGTTCTTGGGAAACATAAGTGGTCATCCATATACTCTCCATACTAATGTTTACACAAAAGGCACAGGAGACAAAGAACAACAATTTCATCTATGGTTCGACCCAACCGTTAACTTTCACACTTATTGCATCACATGGAATCCTCAAAGGATTAT TTTTACGGTTGATGGAATTCCTATTAGAGAGTTCAAGAACCCCGAGGCGATTGGAGTCCCGTTCCCAACTAGACAACCAATGAGACTCTACGCGAGTCTTTGGGAAGCCGAGCATTGGGCAACAAGAGGAGGATTAGAGAAAACAGATTGGTCAAAAGCTCCTTTTACTGCTTTTTATAGAAACTACAATGTCGATGGATGTGTATGGGCTAATGGAAAATCATCTTGTTCCGCGAATTCCCCATGGTTCACTCAAAAACTCGATTCGAACGGCCAGACAAGAATGAAAGGTGTGCAAAGTAAATACATGATCTACAACTATTGCACCGATAAAAGAAGGTTTCCTCGAGGAGTTCCTGCCGAGTGCACTTAA
- the PHE1 gene encoding MADS-box transcription factor family protein (PHERES1 (PHE1); CONTAINS InterPro DOMAIN/s: Transcription factor, MADS-box (InterPro:IPR002100); BEST Arabidopsis thaliana protein match is: AGAMOUS-like 38 (TAIR:AT1G65300.1); Has 3933 Blast hits to 3931 proteins in 449 species: Archae - 0; Bacteria - 0; Metazoa - 161; Fungi - 84; Plants - 3665; Viruses - 0; Other Eukaryotes - 23 (source: NCBI BLink).), which yields MRGKMKLSFIENDSVRKTTFTKRKKGMLKKFNELVTLCGVDACAVIRSPYNSIQEPWPSREGVEEVMSKFMEFSVLDRTKKMVDQETFLRQRIAKETERLQKLRDENRNSQIRDLMFGCLKGEVDVSHLHGRDLLDLNVFLNKYLNGVIRRVEILKENGESSSSVPPPIGVAPTVVDASVPIGFDGRMIQDQNQNQQEPVQFQYQALYDFYDQIPKKLHDFNMKMNIDPNQSMNLDLNDGEDEGIPCMDNNNYHPEIDCLATVTTAPTDVCAPNIINDL from the coding sequence ATGAGGGGGAAGATGAAGTTATCGTTCATAGAAAATGATTCAGTGAGGAAAACAACATTCACCAAAAGGAAGAAAGGGATGCTGAAGAAATTCAACGAGCTAGTAACTCTATGTGGTGTTGACGCATGTGCGGTCATCCGTAGCCCGTACAACTCGATCCAGGAGCCTTGGCCATCAAGGGAAGGCGTTGAAGAAGTGATGTCGAAGTTTATGGAGTTTTCGGTGTTGGACCGGACCAAGAAGATGGTGGATCAAGAGACGTTTTTACGTCAAAGGATCGCCAAAGAAACAGAACGTCTCCAGAAGCTACGTGATGAGAACCGTAATTCTCAGATTCGAGATTTAATGTTTGGTTGTCTCAAAGGAGAGGTGGACGTGTCTCATCTTCATGGAAGAGATCTTCTTGATTTGAATGTATTTCTTAACAAGTATCTCAATGGTGTTATTCGTAGGGTTGAGATCCTTAAGGAGAACGgtgagtcttcttcatctgtacCTCCTCCTATTGGTGTAGCTCCTACTGTTGTGGATGCATCTGTCCCAATCGGTTTTGATGGTCGTATGATTCaagatcaaaaccaaaatcagcaAGAGCCGGTTCAATTCCAATACCAGGctctttatgatttttatgatCAGATTCCAAAGAAACTTCATGATTTTaacatgaaaatgaatatagATCCAAATCAGAGTATGAATTTGGATCTTAATGATGGAGAGGACGAGGGCATTCCTTGCATGGACAACAACAACTACCACCCCGAAATCGATTGTCTCGCTACCGTCACCACTGCCCCCACTGATGTTTGTGCTCCTAACATCATCAATGATCTCTAG
- the CBSX6 gene encoding Cystathionine beta-synthase (CBS) family protein (Cystathionine beta-synthase (CBS) family protein; FUNCTIONS IN: molecular_function unknown; INVOLVED IN: biological_process unknown; LOCATED IN: vacuole; EXPRESSED IN: cultured cell; CONTAINS InterPro DOMAIN/s: Cystathionine beta-synthase, core (InterPro:IPR000644); BEST Arabidopsis thaliana protein match is: CBS domain-containing protein (TAIR:AT5G53750.1); Has 145 Blast hits to 144 proteins in 16 species: Archae - 0; Bacteria - 0; Metazoa - 1; Fungi - 0; Plants - 144; Viruses - 0; Other Eukaryotes - 0 (source: NCBI BLink).), translated as MASVFLYHVVGDLTVGKPEMVEFYETETVESAIRAIGESTECGIPVWRKRTTPSLPGFVENSEMRQQRFVGILNSLDIVAFLAKTECLQEEKAMKIPVSEVVSPDNTLLKQVDPGTRLIDALEMMKQGVRRLLVPKSVVWRGMSKRFSILYNGKWLKNSENSSSSSGLSADSTNRPTTSMTSSRDKFCCLSREDVIRFLIGVLGALAPLPLTSISTLGIINQNYNFIEASLPAIEATRRPLCDPSAIAVLEQTENEQQFKIIGEISASKLWKCDYLAAAWALANLYAGQFVMGVEDNMSSRSFSDFLQTSFPGGEQNGTATNAKKFSSRSIGFNPTSPTRLSIGRSMYRGRSAPLTCKTSSSLAAVMAQMLSHRATHVWVTEADSDDVLVGVVGYGEILTAVTKQPSAFVPSNRSYEGFGNENQS; from the exons ATGGCGTCAGTGTTCTTGTATCATGTGGTGGGAGATTTAACTGTAGGAAAGCCAGAGATGGTTGAGTTCTACGAAACAGAGACGGTGGAATCTGCGATTAGAGCTATCGGAGAATCGACGGAGTGTGGGATTCCGGTTTGGAGGAAGAGAACGACACCTTCGCTTCCTGGGTTTGTTGAGAATAGTGAGATGAGACAACAAAGATTCGTTGGGATTTTGAATTCTTTAGATATCGTTGCGTTTTTGGCTAAGACTGAGTGTttgcaagaagaaaaagctaTGAAGATTCCTGTCTCTGAGGTTGTTTCTCCTGACAATACTCTATTGAAACAGGTTGATCCTGGGACTAG GTTGATAGATGCTTTGGAGATGATGAAACAAGGAGTGAGACGACTTCTGGTTCCAAAAAGCGTTGTTTGGAGAGGTATGAGCAAGAGGTTCTCCATTCTTTACAATGGAAAATGGCTGAAGAACAGTGAAAACTCTAGTAGTAGCAGTGGTCTCTCTGCTGACTCCACCAACAGGCCTACTACGTCCATGACTTCAAGCCGGGACAAGTTTTGTTGTCTCTCTAGGGAAGACGTGATCCGCTTCCTTATAGGTGTCCTTGGAGCATTAGCTCCTTTACCACTCACATCAATCTCCACTCTGGgaatcatcaatcaaaactATAACTTCATTGAAGCCTCTCTTCCAGCCATTGAAGCCACTCGTAGGCCACTGTGTGACCCTAGTGCGATCGCCGTGTTGGAACAAACCGAAAACGAACAACAGTTCAAGATAATAGGAGAAATCTCAGCTTCAAAGCTCTGGAAATGTGATTATCTAGCTGCAGCTTGGGCTCTAGCTAATCTCTATGCAGGACAATTTGTGATGGGAGTTGAGGACAACATGTCATCAAGATCATTCAGCGACTTCCTCCAAACTTCATTTCCAGGAGGAGAACAGAACGGAACAGCAACAAATGCCAAGAAGTTCAGCAGCAGGAGCATCGGTTTTAATCCGACAAGCCCGACAAGATTGAGCATCGGTAGGAGCATGTACAGAGGAAGAAGTGCGCCGCTAACTTGCAAAACATCGAGCTCATTAGCTGCTGTTATGGCTCAGATGCTGTCTCACAGGGCTACTCATGTTTGGGTTACAGAGGCTGATTCAGATGATGTTCTTGTTGGAGTTGTGGGCTATGGAGAGATCTTGACTGCTGTAACTAAACAACCTTCTGCTTTCGTTCCTTCGAATCGGTCTTATGAAGGTTTTGGCAATGAAAATCAAAGCTAA
- the XTH17 gene encoding xyloglucan endotransglucosylase/hydrolase 17 (xyloglucan endotransglucosylase/hydrolase 17 (XTH17); CONTAINS InterPro DOMAIN/s: Xyloglucan endotransglucosylase/hydrolase (InterPro:IPR016455), Beta-glucanase (InterPro:IPR008264), Xyloglucan endo-transglycosylase, C-terminal (InterPro:IPR010713), Concanavalin A-like lectin/glucanase, subgroup (InterPro:IPR013320), Glycoside hydrolase, family 16, active site (InterPro:IPR008263), Concanavalin A-like lectin/glucanase (InterPro:IPR008985), Glycoside hydrolase, family 16 (InterPro:IPR000757); BEST Arabidopsis thaliana protein match is: xyloglucan endotransglucosylase/hydrolase 18 (TAIR:AT4G30280.1); Has 2226 Blast hits to 2204 proteins in 309 species: Archae - 0; Bacteria - 291; Metazoa - 0; Fungi - 455; Plants - 1386; Viruses - 0; Other Eukaryotes - 94 (source: NCBI BLink).), whose protein sequence is MKLSCGTSFAFLLLFLLAAQSVHVYAGSFHKDVQIHWGDGRGKIHDRDGKLLSLSLDKSSGSGFQSNQEFLYGKAEVQMKLVPGNSAGTVTTFYLKSPGTTWDEIDFEFLGNISGHPYTLHTNVYTKGTGDKEQQFHLWFDPTVNFHTYCITWNPQRIIFTVDGIPIREFKNPEAIGVPFPTRQPMRLYASLWEAEHWATRGGLEKTDWSKAPFTAFYRNYNVDGCVWANGKSSCSANSPWFTQKLDSNGQTRMKGVQSKYMIYNYCTDKRRFPRGVPAECT, encoded by the exons ATGAAGCTTTCTTGTGGTACAAGCTTTGCGTTCTtacttctgtttcttcttgcgGCACAATCTGTGCATGTCTATGCGGGTAGCTTCCACAAAGACGTTCAGATACATTGGGGTGATGGCCGCGGAAAGATTCACGACAGAGATGGAaaacttctttctctctcgctcGACAAATCCTCTGGATCCGGTTTTCAGTCTAACCAGGAGTTTCTCTATGGCAAAGCCGAGGTTCAAATGAAACTTGTTCCTGGTAATTCAGCTGGAACAGTGACAACATTCTAT CTAAAATCTCCGGGAACTACGTGGGATGAGATCGATTTCGAGTTCTTGGGAAACATAAGTGGTCATCCATATACTCTCCATACTAATGTTTACACAAAAGGCACAGGAGACAAAGAACAACAATTTCATCTATGGTTCGACCCAACCGTTAACTTTCACACTTATTGCATCACATGGAATCCTCAAAGGATTAT TTTTACGGTTGATGGAATTCCTATTAGAGAGTTCAAGAACCCCGAGGCGATTGGAGTCCCGTTCCCAACTAGACAACCAATGAGACTCTACGCGAGTCTTTGGGAAGCCGAGCATTGGGCAACAAGAGGAGGATTAGAGAAAACAGATTGGTCAAAAGCTCCTTTTACTGCTTTTTATAGAAACTACAATGTCGATGGATGTGTATGGGCTAATGGAAAATCATCTTGTTCCGCGAATTCCCCATGGTTCACTCAAAAACTCGATTCGAACGGCCAGACAAGAATGAAAGGTGTGCAAAGTAAATACATGATCTACAACTATTGCACCGATAAAAGAAGGTTTCCTCGAGGAGTTCCTGCCGAGTGCACTTAA